The DNA sequence TGGTCGATCTCGGCCTCACTCAGCGGCGTGGCCGCGGCGACCGCCGCCCCCACGAGGGCGTCGAGGGTGTCGTACGGCGCGCGCGCGATCACGTCCTCCACCCAGCGGGGGACGGCGAGCGCCGTCGGCAGGAGGGGTCGCAGCGCGTCGGCGTCGAACGTCGGGGTCATCGGTCCTCCGTAGGGTCGGTCTCGTGGTGTTGACTGGCGGGATGGATCAGGCGGGCATCGTACTGGCGGCCGGTGCGGGCAGCCGGATGGGGGCGCCCAAGGCGCTCCTGCGCACGCCCGACGGCGAGCCGTGGTCGGCGCGAGCGGCCCGTCTGCTGCTCGACGGCGGCTGCTCCCGCGTGGTCGTCGTGCTCGGGGCGCGCTCCGAGGAGGCCGTCCCGCTGGTCCCCGCGGACCCGCGCGTCGGCACGCTGGTCGTGGCGGGGTGGGAGGCGGGCCTCAGCGTCTCCCTGCGGGCCGGACTGCGCTGGGCGGAACGACTCGCTCCCGCGGCGGCCGTCGCGGTCGTCACGCTGGTCGACCTCCCCGGCCTCGCGCCCGAGGTAGTCCGCCGTCTGACGGAGGACGCGGGCGAGGACACGCTGCGCCGGGCGGCATACGACGGCCGGCCGGGGCACCCCGTGGTGCTCGGGAGGAGGCACTGGTCGGCGCTGGCGCAAACCCTTCGCGGCGACGAGGGGGGCCGCCGCTACCTGAGCGCGCACGGGGCCGAACGTGTGGAGTGCCGGCGATGGGCCGACGGTCGCGATGTCGACACGCCGGACGACGAGCTGCCGCCCGCCGCCTTCTGACGGGGTGATGTTCGCGATGGTCGTCTCGTCCCTTCTGTGCCCCTCTCCCACGACGCTATCGACCCGGCCGGGTCGCAACGGCCTGAGAGGCGCCACGGGGGCGCTTCGTCGCAGATGTTTTACGCAGCGGAAACAATCGCACAGGACGGTCTCCCGGCCTCGCCCGGTGGGTTAGGGTCGTGATGGCTGCGCCCCCGCAGCGACCCCGACCGCGAGGAAGGCCATGACCACGCCGACCACGAGCAGTCCCGGCGGCCCCATCGACCGGCGGATCGAGCGCGTCTACGCGGACCTGCCGCCTAAGTCGCAGCGCGTGGCCGACGTGGTGCTGGACCACCTCGGCGACATCGGCACGTACAGTGTCGGCGAGCTGGCCCACCTGAGCAGCACGTCGCAGGCCACGGTCAGCCGGCTTTTCTCCTCGCTCGGCTTCGAGGACTTCGCCGCGGTGAAGGCGCACGTCCGGGCCCTGCGCACCGCGGGCGTCCCGATCAGCAGCACGGTCGGGGCCGGAGCCCTTTCGGAGCACGTCACGCGTGATACAGGCAACCTCCAGCGTCTGCTCGAGATCATTGATGACGGCGTCCTGGAGCGGGCGGCCGAGGCCCTCGCGCACGCCGAGTCGGTGCTGACGATCGGCTACCGCAATAGCTATCCGGTCGCGCTGCACCTGCGGACCGCGTTGCTGCAGTGCCGCCCGCACGTGAGCGTGCACCCGCAGCCCGGCCAGTCGATCGGCGAGGAGCTCGCCCAGCTGACGGCGAGCGACGCCGTGATGGTCGTCGGCTTCCGTCGGCGCCTGTCGACCTTCGGCGAGCTGATGCGCGTGGTGGCCGCGTCGCCCGCGACGGTCGTGCTGCTCGCGGACTCCAGTGCGCGCAGGTACGCGACGCTGGCCGACCTCTGGTTGGAGTGCCCGCTCGAATCTGCCGGGGCGTTCGACAGCTACGCGACGGCGATGAGCCTGGTCAGCGCGCTCGCCGACGCCGTGCTCGAGGCGAGCGCCTCCGCCGGCAACCGCCGCGTCTCCGCGATCTCCGCGGTCTACGAGGACCTCGGCGAGCTCGACGCCTGAGCGCAAGCCAGCACCTCCACTGTCCGCTCCAGCGCGTCGACCGCGGCGACGACGTCCTCGAGGGTGACCGCCTCGTCGGCGTGGTGGCTGATGCCGCCCTCGCAGCGGACGAAGGTCATTCCGACGGGCGCGATGCCGGCGACGGCCATCGCATCGTGACCTGCGACGCTGAACAGCCGGGGGATCGGACCAGCGGCGCCTTCCGGCGCCAGCGAGCCGACGGCCTCAGCGATCGCCTCCTGGAGCCGCGCATCGCAGAGGACCGCTGGGGCGCGGTGGGTGTCGTGCCGTTCGAGGGTCAGACCGAGCTCCGCGCAGATCTCCGCGAGCCGCTTCAGGATGGCGTCGAGGGCGGCGTCCCGGCTCTCGTCGGTCTCTGCCCGGAGGTCGAGCGACAGCGTCGCCGTACCGGGGATGACGTTGACGGCCCCCGGCGCCACCTCGATCCGCCCGACTGTGGCCATCGCCCCCAGGGACCGGGCCGCGCTCTCGATGGCGACCACCGCCTCCGCGGCGCCGAGCAAAGCGTCGTGCCGGCGGTCGTACGGTGTGGCGCAGTGTCGCGCCTCGCCGTGGAAGGTGAGCGACATGCGCCGGGCGGCGGCGATACCGGTCACCACGCCGAGCGGGAGGCCGAGGTCCTCCAGTCGCGGTCCCTGCTCGATGTGGGTCTCCAGGTACGCGAACACCTCACCGTCGCGGTTCGCCTCCCCGATGCGGGCAGGGTCGAGCCCGAAGCGCTCGAAAGCCGCGCGCAGCGTGACGCCGTCGCGATCCGTGAGGTCCCACCATTCGTCGCGCCAGGCGCCCGCGACGGCGGCGCTGCCGAGCAGGGTCGTGCCGAAGCGCGTGCCCTCCTCATCGCCGAACGCCACGACCTCGACAGCGAACGGGAGGGTTGCGGCCCGCGGGGCGAGCCTCCGCACGACCGCGATCGCGGAGAGCACCCCGAGGATGCCGTCGTAGCGGCCCGCGGCGGGCACTGTGTCCAGGTGCGAGCCCAGCAGGAGGGCGGGCAGCCCCGGGCGGCCACCCTCCAGCCGTCCGACTAGGTTGCCCGCGGCGTCCTGACGAACGGCCATGCCGGCCTCGGCCATCCACTCGGCGGCGCGCGCGTGCGCCTCAGCGTGCTGTGGCGACAGGTAGACCCGCTCGATGCCGGTCGTCGACGACGAGATCGCCGCCAGCTCGTCGCACCGCGCGAGGAGTTCGCGGGCGTCGCGGGTCGCATCGGCCAGCGGACCGGTGGTCGCCTCGGTCGTCACGGAGCCACGTCCTCGTAGACGGCGAGCGCGGCTGCGACACCGGCGTCGGGGGGAGCCGCGAAACCGGCGCGGCGCAGCGTGCTGTCGAGTGCGCTGAGCGTCGTCAGCACAGCGTCGCGGCGCGCGTTGTAGCCCATCACCCCGATGCGCCACACCTTCCCGTGCAGCGGCCCGAAGGAGGTGCCGATCTCGATGCCGAAGTCGGTGAGCATCGCGGCCCGCACGGCGTCGCCGTCCACACCGGCCGGGATGTGGACGGCCACGACGTTGTTCATCCGGTGCTCCTCGTCCCCGAAGACCGTGAGCCCGAGCCCCTTCAGACCGGTGAGCATCGCGGCGCCGTGCAGGCGGTGTCGCTCGACGGCGGCGTCCACGCCCTCCTCCAGCAGCACCGCGGCGCACTCGCGGGCCGCATAGAGCATGCTCGCCGCCTCGGTGTGGTGGTTGAGACGCTGCTCGCCCCAGTAGTCGAGGATCATCGCGAGATCGAAGTAGTTCGAGTGGATGCGCTGCTCCGAGACCGCAGCACCCGAGGAGGCGATGCCCGCCTCCACGCTGCGGCGGCGGTCGAGCGCCGCGACGGCCGCCGACGACAGCGAGATCGGAGCGCTCCCGGGCGGACCGGAGAGGCACTTCTGCAGTCCAGCGGTCGCGACATCGATCTGCCATGCGTCCTGCTCGAACGCATTGCCCCCGAGGGAGGCTGTCACGTCCGCGTAGACGAGGACGCCCTCCTCCCGGCAGACCGCGCCGACGCGCTCCATCGGCTGCAGCATGGTCGTCGACGTGTCGCCGTGCACGAGCGCGAGGAGGGTCGGGCGCACGCGGAGGACGGCGTCGATGATCGCCTGCTCGTCGAAGACCGTGCCCCACTCGGTCTGGATGGTGTGCACCTCGGCGCCGCAGCGCCCAGCGATCTCGGTCAGGAGCAGCCCGAACCGTCCGAACACGGGAACGAGGACGCGGTCGCCCGGCTGAATGAGCGAGACCAGGGCGGCCTCGATCCCCGCTCGGGACGTGCCGTCCACGAGCACGGTGGCCTCGTTCCTGGTGCGGAAGACCTCTCGATAGGCGGCCATGACCTCGTTCATGTACGCCGTCATCGCCGGATCGAACTGGCCTACCAGGGGAGCGGACATGGCCCGAAGGACGCGCGGGTGGGCGTTGATCGGGCCGGGGCCCATCAGAAGGCGGGGCGGTGGGGAGAGCGGCGGAGTGCGGATGGGATCCTCCCGAATGCAAGAGTTGTTTCTTCAGACCACGATACGGAATGATTGTTTCATCCACATGTCGCCGACGACACCGAACGAGATCGGAGGGCCGCGACATGAACGCGCCGGACATCGAACCAGCCCCCGCAGCAGTCGAGCTTTCTGCCGAGCCGGGAACCATCCTCTGGGGGCGCCTCCCCTGCGAGAGCGACTCGCCGGTGCTGACCGTCCGGCCGGGAGACGCCGTCACCATCCACACCGTCAGCCACGAAGGGCTCCTCCCGGGACAGGGGTCGGATCCCATCGCCTTCTTCGGGTCGTACGGCTTCGAGCCGGATGAGGTGTTGCCGGAAGCCGTCCGCATCGTCCGGGAGTCCACCCGGTCGTCGGACGACGGTCCGCACGTGGTCGTCGGCCCGATCGCCATCCGCGGTGCGGAGGTGGGCGACGTGCTCACCATGACGCTGCTGTCTGCACACCCCCGCGTCCCGTACGGCGTCGTCTCGAACCGGCACGGCAAGGGTGCCCTCGCGGGCGAGCTGCCGCTGGGAGGCGCGGAGCGTAGCGTTCTAGCGGACCTGCTCGGGCCCGACCGCGCGACGCTGCGGGTAGAGGCCGGGCGCGCGCCCGTGTTCCCGATCGATCCGTTCCTGGGCATCATGGGGGTCGCGGTCGCGGGATCCGTCCGGCCGCACTCGGTCCCGCCGGGCCCGCACGGCGGCAACCTCGACATCCGCCTGCTCACCGCGGGCTCACGGCTCCACCTCCCCGTGCTGGTCCCCGGTGCGCTCGCGTACGTCGGAGACCCGCATTTCGCCCAGGGCGACGGCGAGGTGGCACTGACGGCGGTGGAGGGGTCGCTGACCGCCACCGTGCGATTCGACCTCGTGCCCGCCGCCGAGACCGCCCGTCGGTTCGGGGCGCTGGGCGGCCCGCTCGTAGAGACCGACGACTACTGGGCTCCTGTCGGCCTCGACGAGGACCTGGACCTCGCGGTGCGCCACTGCGTCCGCGCCGCCATCGACCTCCTCGCCGCGCAGTACGGCCTGGACGAGGCTTCTGCCTACGCCTACTTGAGCGCGGCGACCGACTTCGACATCTCGCAGGTCGTGGACGGCGTCAAGGGCGCGCACGCGCGCATCCGGAAGGCCGACTTTGCCTAGGCCGGACGTCGTCTCGCTCGACGGGAGCGCTGTCCCCGACGGCCTGGTGGAGGCTGCGCTGAGCTACGAGCAGGCTCTCGCCGATGACGACGTCGCGCTCCTTGACGCGTTCTTCGTCGGCGGTCCCGCCGTCGTGCGCACGGACGGGGACGGAGTGCTCACGGGACAGGACGCGATCGCGCGCTTCCGACGACTGCGCGGCGGCGCGCCCGCTCGCGAACTCGAGTGCCTCGACGTGGTCGTGCTCTCGGCCGAGGCCGCAGTCACCGTCGCGACGACATCGTCGGCCGGCCGGAGCGCCGCCCTCACGCAGGTCTGGCGACGCACGCCCGACGGGTGGCGGATCGCCGTCGCCCACGTCGGGGCGCCCGCCGTCGCCCTGGACGAGCGCGTCTGGCGTGTGGCCGGTGCGCCCCTCCTTCCGCCCGCGATGCCGGGCCCGCTTGACGGAATGACCGTCGCGGTCAAGGACGTCTTCGCAGTCGCCGGGCAGCGGCTCGGAGGAGGCGTGCCCGCCTACCTCGCCGAGCGCGAGCCGGAGACCGCGAACGCGACAGCGGTGCAGCAGCTCGTCGACCGCGGTGCCGCCGTGCGCGGCGTGGCGGTCACCGACGAGTTCGCGTACAGCCTGACCGGCGTCAGCCCGCACCATGCCCCCACCCCGAATCGGCTGCACCGCGGCCACCTTCCGGGCGGCTCTTCGAGCGGACCCGCAACCGCGGTCGCGCTGGGCGAGGCCACGATCGGGCTCGCCACCGACACCGCGGGATCCATCCGGGTGCCCGCGTCGTATCAGGGGCTCTGGGGGCTGCGGACCACACACGGCGCGGTGGACAGAGCCGGGATGCTGCCGCTCGCCCCCAGCTTCGACACGGCCGGGTGGCTCGCCCGCGACGGCCAGACACTCCTCCGGGTGGCCGAGAGCGTGCTCGGTGCGCCAGCGCGGACTCCGGGCCCGCGCCCGAGTTCCGGCGCCGGCCTGGTGACGCTCGGCGATCTCGGCCTGAACGAACCGGTCGCCGCCGCCTTCCGAGCCGTCCTTGACCGCCTCGGCCCCGTCCGTCGGGTCGCTTACCCGCTGGATGACCTCGCCGCCGCCTTCCGCACCGTCCAGGCCGCCGAAGCGTGGCGGACGCACGGCGCCTGGATCCGCACGCACCCGGGCACGCTGAGCGCCGACGTCGCCGCGCGGTTCGACGCCGCAAGCCGGGTCACGACCGACGACGAGACGACGGCCCGGGCGTCACTTGACGCGCACGCCCGACGGCTGCGCAACCTCCTCGGCGACGACGTGTTAGTCCTCCCCTCCACCCCGACGACACCGCCCCCGCTCGACATCGAACCGGCCGCGCTGGATTCGGTCCGCGCGGCGACGACCCGCCTCACCTCGGTGGCGGGAGCACTTCGGGCACCGGCCGTCAGCGCCCCGCTCCTCGGACCTCGCGGGGTCGCGGGCGGCCTCTGCCTGGTCGGCACGCGCGGCGACGACGTATCCGTCGTCGCCCGCATGCTCGACCTCGCCGCCGAACTCGAGATAGACCGAACAGAACGATGACGATCCCGCTCGCCGGCCCGCCCGCGACACACCGCCCGTCCATGCTCTCCCGCCTGGCCCACCTCGCACCCATGCTCGCGCTCACGTTCACGACGGGAATCGTCGACGCGGTCGGCTACCTCGGCCTGGACCGGGTCTTCACCGGCAACATGACCGGCAACGTCGTCATCCTGGGGATGGCGCTCGCCGGAGCCGACAACCTCCCGATCATCGGACCGGCACTGGCGCTGGCGGCGTTCCTGGTCGGCGCGGTCGTCTCCGGTCGGATCCTGCGCACGGCCGGAACCGGCTGGACGCGGCGCACCACGACGATGTTCGCCATCGTCGCCGCGCTCGTCGCGGCAACGGCGGTGCTCGCCGCCGTCTCCGGACGGGCCGCCGAGCCGGTCGCGCTCACGATCACTGGCGGACTCGCCTTCGCCATGGGAGCCCAGGCGGCGGCCGCGCGGCACCTGTCGGTCGCCGACGTGACCACGGTGGTCGTCACCTCAACCATCACGGGGCTCGCAGCCGACTCCTGGCTCGGTCTCCGCACCGGACAGCGCTGGCCGCGCCGGGTCCTCGCCATCGCGCTGATCGCGGCCGGCGCCTTCACGGGCGCCCTCCTGCTGCGGGTCCACCTGTCGGCCGGCCTGTTCGCCGCCGCCGCTCTCATCACCGCGGCGACCGTCTTCGGCCACGCCGTCACCGCCCGCGACGTCAGGGGATGACGGGGCCCTCGAGGTCCATCCGCGGTACCGGTCCGGCGAGAAGGGTATGGACGAGGCGGGGCAGTTCCGGCTCGAAGTCCACGCACGCCGACGCGAGGTCCTCGTCCGCTCGGAGAGCCGCGCACCAACTCCATGGCCAGGTTCCGGTGCGGGTGCGTGGAATGGGATGCGCTGTCGGTGCTGATCGTGATCGAGTGAGAGCTTATTTCGGGAGGCCGCGAGAGGTGAGGACGTCGAACAGGGTGCGGTCCAGGTCATCGCCGTACAGCTCCAGCGCGAGCTGCAAGTGTCGCCTCATCAGCGAGACGGCCTCCTGAGGATCGCGACGCTTGATCGCCTGCACGATGTCCTCGTGCAACGGATCACCCGCCTCCCGCACGCGGCCGTCGCTGTGGCTGCGGAGCATCAGCTGGTAGATCTGCTCGCTGATCGCCCCGAACATGAGCAGCAGCACGGGATTCCCCGACGCCGCGGTGATCGTCTGGTGGAACTCCAGGTCCGTCCGCGCCTGCGCCTCCAGCGACACGGCGGCGTTGTGCCGACGGAGGGCCTCCTCGATCTCAGCCACGGCGGATTCGTCGGCCCGCGCGGCCAGTTCGACGCTGGCGCTCTCGAGGGCGACACGAGCGGCCACCAGATCACGTGCGGTGGTGCCCGCGCGGGCCGCCGCCCGGGCCATCGGCCGGGAGAGCTCGTCGGGCGCCGGCGGGCGCACATACGAGCCGCGCCCGGGGACGACGGCGATGAATCCGCCTTCGGCCAGGCTGGCGAGGACCTCTCTGATCACCGGACGGCTGACACCGTACTGCAGACACAGCTCACGCTCCGACGGGAGTTGCTGCCCCGGGAACAGCGCCCCGTCGAGGATCTGCGACTGCAGATCCTCGAGGATGTCCGACTTGCGGGGCGGTGCACCCAGCGCCTGCCCCAGATCCGGTCCCGTCATCTCACTCCTAACGATCTCACCGTACCCGCCGCCGTGGCCCGATCTCACCAATCGTGCATGGTCCCGTCCACGAGTCGCGCCACCGGAAGATACGCGGCTCGGTATTCGCTCTCCTCGGCCGCGGCGACGTCGAATTCGACCCCCAGGCCCGGGGCATCGCTCACATGAAGGTGGCCGTCCTGAAAGAAGTGCCCCACCGAGAACAGCTCGAATACCCGCTCGGGATATCCCATGTACTCCTGGATCCCGAAGTTGTGGATCGCCGTATCCAAGTGCAGGGCGGCGGCGAAGCCGACCGGCGAGATGTCGCTCGGGCCGTGAATGCCGGAGCGCACGTTGTACACGCCCGCGTAGTCGAGCAGCTTCTTCATTGCGGTGAGGCCGCCGGCGTGCGTGACGGCGGAGCGCGCGTAGTCGATGAGGCGCTCCTCGAGGAGCGGACCGTAGTCCCAGATCGTGTTGAACACCTCGCCGATGGCTATCGGCGCCGTCGTACTCTGCCGGAGCTGACGGAACAGCTTTGCGTTCTCGGCAGGGGTGGGATCCTCGATCCAGAACGGGTGATACGGCTCAAGCGACCGGGCGAGGCGGGTGGCCTCCGTCGGTGTGAGCCGATGGTGCACGTCGTGCAGTAGAGCGACATCGTCGCCGACATGCTCCCGCACGGCCGCGAAGACCGAGGGAATGTGGAGGAGGTACCGTTCGGTATCCCAGAGCTCCTCGTCGGGACGCTGGAATCCCTGCGCTGGTTCGTACGCCGAGGACGCGCCGGGATCGCTGACGACGCCGTAGGATTTCTCCAGCCCGGGCACACCGACCTGCACGCGCACGGCGGTGAAGCCTTCGTCCATCCGCTGCCGGACCGAGCGGAGCAGTTCTTCCGCGTCCCGCCCCTGCGCGTGACCGTACGCGCGGAGGCGGTTGCGACTCGCCCCGCCGAGCAGCTGGTACAGGGGCATCTCCGCGGCTTTCGCCTTGATGTCCCAGAGTGCAACGTCGACGGCGGCGATCGCCGCCATCGTGATCGGGCCCCGCCGCCAGTAGGCGCCGCGATAGAGGTACTGCCAGGTGTCCTCCGTCGCGAACGCGTCGCGGCCGATGAGCAGTGGCACCAGGTGGTCGCGGAGGTACGACGCCACCGCGAGCTCACGGCCGTTGACGGTCGCGTCCCCGAGACCGACGATGCCTTCATCGGTGTGTACGACGAGGGTGACGTAGTTGCGTCCCGTGCCGGTCACATGCACGTCGGCGCCGGTGATGATCATGCGGGCAGCACTTCGCGCGTCAGGAAGCGAGCCTGGAACGGCTGGAACTCGATCCTCGTGGTGCCGGTCGCGCCCTCGAACCGGTCGCCGCTCAGCGCATCTGTCCACGGGGCCGCTCCCAGAGCCGTCAGCGCCACCTCCGCGGATGCCGCATCGCGCGAAACGTTCACCAGGAGGACCGAGTGCACAACGCCGTTCAGGCTGTGGCTCACCGAGAAGATGTCGGCGGCGACGGACGGCACACCGTAGTGGTGCTCGCCGGAGGCCAGCTCGGGCTGCGACCGACGGAGCCGGTTGACCTGCTCGATGGCATCCTCGAGCCCGACCTCACCGCCCACGAACATCATGTACGGCCCGCCCAGGAGTGCGAACAGTGTCATGAATCCACGCGCCCCGTCCAAGCCGAACTGCTCGCGCCGCCACTTCTCGCCCGGGAGCGGCCACCAGAACGAGTCGTGCGAATCGATGTGGTGCGCCGTGACCGATCCGGGCGGAAGGGACCGGTCGCGACGGTGCATCCACAGGGCGAGCTCCGAGCCGTTGCGTACCCGGCTCTCGGGGTTGTCGCCGCCCGACCCCGCGACCGAGTCCAGCAGCCAGGCCTCGTCGTAGTTGTAGTTGATGTCGAGAGCCTGCCGCCACAGCGGGCCGCTGGGCTCCGTGTACATCATCAACTCGGGATCCTTGTCGTGAAGCGTCTCGCGGAGATGATCGAACAGCTCGACCGCACCGAGCGTCTGCAGTCCCGGCCGGGTGGCGGAACGCGGCGACCAGTTGGGGAACTCGTTGTAGCCGGGCGCATCGAAGCGGAAGCCGTCGATGTCGAGACGGTCGATGAGAGCGATCATCTTGTCCGAGAAGTAGCGCTGCCATCCCGGGTGGGACATGTCGAACGCCTTGGTATAGATGCCGATGATCTTGCCGCGCGAATCGCGGCAGAACCACTCGGGGTGCTCGTCCGCGAGCGCGTGACGCTCGGGCGACCCGGACAGCCAGGCCTCCTCGAAGTCGAGAATGTGGCGACTCCAGGCGAGGTCGTACACCTGCTCGGACGAGATTCCGAGTGCGCGGATCTCGTCGGCCGTCGACGTGATCCGCTCCGCCCAGGGCCCGCGCCTCACCGCGTCGACCACGTCCCGGAAGGACTCCCGATCGATGACCCCGTGCAGAAGAACGTCGAGGATGACCCGCATGCCGTGGTCGTGAGACCAGGCGACGATCCGCCGGATGTCCTCCTCCGCGCCATAGCTGGCGTCGACATCGTCGTAGTCGATCACGTTGTAGCTCGGAAACGGCTGCCGGGGCATGATCTGGATGGTGTCGAAGCCCAGCGCATGGATACGCGGCAGATCTGCGAGGAGGTCGCTCGCCTCCGGATAGGGCGAGTAGGTCCATGTGCCGCCCCCGAAGATGGAGGTGCCGATCTGGGCCTCGTAGATGGTCGCACCGCGGGTCCACGCGGGACGGTCGATGGGGGTCGTGATCCCCGCTCTGCGGTACCAGCGCGAACTGTTGCGGAGGGGGTCCGGATCGACGACCAGGTCGATCGCCACCGTCTCGAAGTCGAGGCGGTTTCCCGGGGCGGCGACTCCCGCGACATTCGTCCAGTACTCCACGCCGGCGGTCTCCTCATCGACGACGAAGGACAGCGCGCCGATCTCGTCGTGCGACCGCGGCCACACGATGACGGACGCGTCGGACGGGGTGTGGGTGAGCGCGATTATCGCGCTGGAGCCGAACACTCCGCCCATCGTCGGCACCGTCGTCGACGGCGCCAGCGCCTCCAGCGGCGCGTCCGACCGGATCGTCGCCCCGGGGATGTCGACCGACCATTCCCCCTTCGCGGCCGTGCGCACCCGGAGGTCGAGCACGAACTCCCGCAGGTCCTCCGCACCCTCCGCCGGCCACCACGACCAGGACCACTCGAGCTGGGGCGTCGACATGCGGAACGTATAGCGGATCTCTCCGGCCCATCCGCTGAGCCGGACCGGGATGGTGAAGACGCGGCCACCGCGCACGAGGCGCGAGGTCGGCTCTCCCGCCGCGACCACGGCGTCGCTGGAGCGGGCGTCATCGTATTCGAGCCGTCCGAGCGGACCGCGGCGATCCTGCCCGCCGGTGAGGAGCAGCGCGGAGGCGATGAGTTCGACCCTCGTCTGCGGCCCGTCCGAACGCGACAGAGCCGTCGGCAGGCCGGTGGTCGCGGAAACGTGAACAGAGAGCGTGGAGAACTCGGACGTCAGGATCAGCTCGCCCTGCTCCGGTTTCGCCGCGCCGGCCGAGGCGCTGCTGGTCGTGGTGGTCATCGGTCGATCTCCTCATCATCCATGGGGTAAAGACTTGCTCCGCCGTCGACCAGGAGTGTCGAACCGGTCATATAAGCGGAAGAGCTGCTCACGAGAAAGGCCACGGCGTCTGCGAATGACTGCGGCGTCTGCAGCTCGCCCAGGGGGACGGCTTTCCGGGCCCGCGCACGGTAGTCGGGTTCGGTCTCCCACTGGTGCAGTGCCATCCCGGCTCCGACGATCCCCGGTGCGACCAGGTTGGCGCGGATACCATGGACGGCCAGCTCGCGGGCGAACGAGCGGGCCAGCGAACGCATCGCCGCCTTCGACGCCGAGTACGGCGCGATCCCGGGCCACGGGACGTCCTGAACCCAAGACGTCGTGAAGATGAGGTTGCCGCGCTGTCCCTCGTCGATCCAGGCACGGCTCGCGGCCTGCGCCAGGGCGAAGGCCGCCAGCGTGTTCGCGCGGAAGACCTCCTCGACGTCCGTCAGGGAGAAGTCGAGGATCGGCGACGACTTGACAATGCCTGCATGCAGGCAGACCACGGTGGGGAGGGCGCCGAAGGCCTGGCTGGCGTCGGTGATGATCTCCGCCGCGCGTCCGTCGGCGGCGTCGCCGGCGACGTAACCGTCGATCGCTTCGAGGTCGCGCTCCACCGTCTCGCGTGGCACGAGGTCGTTGACGACCACGCGAGCACCTTCAGCGGTAAGCGTTTGGGCGGCCTGCCAGCCCAGCGCTCCCAATCCCCCGGTGAGCAGCACGCGCTGCCCCGTCAGATCCAGTCCCGTCACCTGCGACTCCTTGTCTACTGGTCTGACCAGTTTTACAGGCTACGTGCGACCCGAGTCAACGGTGGGTTTGGTCAACGTTGACAGGAGAGCCGGCATCTGTCACTGTTCCGGTAATACCAGACTGACCGGAGCGAATATGTCATTGCCGAAGACGCCTGAATCCGTCGTATCCGGGGTGGTACCCCTCGCCGTACTCGAGTCCCCGAGCGAGGCTGAACGACTGGCGGATGCTCTGGTCTCCGCCGGCGTCGCCCAGGTCGAGGTGGCCCTCCGCTCGGAGGGTGCATGGGAGGCAGCGGCGGCGATACTCGCGCACGGCGGCGTATCGGTCGGCGTCGGCACCGTGACGACCGCCGAGCAGGCGCGGCGGGCCGCGGGCCTCGGGGCCTCCTTCGTGGTGAGTCCCGGCTTCGTGCCCGAGGTCGCGGATGCGGGCGCAGAACTCGAACTCGCGTACATCCCGGGTGTGGCGACGCCGACCGAAGCGATCAGCGCACGAGCCGCCGGGTACGGCCTGCTCAAGGTGTATCCCGTCGAGGCGTTCGGCGGGCTCGCCCTGGTGGAGGCTCTCGCGGCGGTGCTTCCGGGCGTCTGCTTCATGCCGTCCGGCGGAGTGAACGCCGCGGTCGCTCCGCGGTACCTGGCGCACCGCGCCGTCGTGGCGGTCAGCGGCAGCTGGATGGTCCCGCGGCGACTGATCGACGACGGGAACTGGGACGCGATTGCGACGCTGTGCGCTGAAACCCGCGCACTGGTGCGGACCGAGGCGGTG is a window from the Leifsonia sp. AG29 genome containing:
- a CDS encoding alpha-amylase family glycosyl hydrolase, producing the protein MTTTTSSASAGAAKPEQGELILTSEFSTLSVHVSATTGLPTALSRSDGPQTRVELIASALLLTGGQDRRGPLGRLEYDDARSSDAVVAAGEPTSRLVRGGRVFTIPVRLSGWAGEIRYTFRMSTPQLEWSWSWWPAEGAEDLREFVLDLRVRTAAKGEWSVDIPGATIRSDAPLEALAPSTTVPTMGGVFGSSAIIALTHTPSDASVIVWPRSHDEIGALSFVVDEETAGVEYWTNVAGVAAPGNRLDFETVAIDLVVDPDPLRNSSRWYRRAGITTPIDRPAWTRGATIYEAQIGTSIFGGGTWTYSPYPEASDLLADLPRIHALGFDTIQIMPRQPFPSYNVIDYDDVDASYGAEEDIRRIVAWSHDHGMRVILDVLLHGVIDRESFRDVVDAVRRGPWAERITSTADEIRALGISSEQVYDLAWSRHILDFEEAWLSGSPERHALADEHPEWFCRDSRGKIIGIYTKAFDMSHPGWQRYFSDKMIALIDRLDIDGFRFDAPGYNEFPNWSPRSATRPGLQTLGAVELFDHLRETLHDKDPELMMYTEPSGPLWRQALDINYNYDEAWLLDSVAGSGGDNPESRVRNGSELALWMHRRDRSLPPGSVTAHHIDSHDSFWWPLPGEKWRREQFGLDGARGFMTLFALLGGPYMMFVGGEVGLEDAIEQVNRLRRSQPELASGEHHYGVPSVAADIFSVSHSLNGVVHSVLLVNVSRDAASAEVALTALGAAPWTDALSGDRFEGATGTTRIEFQPFQARFLTREVLPA
- a CDS encoding SDR family NAD(P)-dependent oxidoreductase; the encoded protein is MTGLDLTGQRVLLTGGLGALGWQAAQTLTAEGARVVVNDLVPRETVERDLEAIDGYVAGDAADGRAAEIITDASQAFGALPTVVCLHAGIVKSSPILDFSLTDVEEVFRANTLAAFALAQAASRAWIDEGQRGNLIFTTSWVQDVPWPGIAPYSASKAAMRSLARSFARELAVHGIRANLVAPGIVGAGMALHQWETEPDYRARARKAVPLGELQTPQSFADAVAFLVSSSSAYMTGSTLLVDGGASLYPMDDEEIDR
- a CDS encoding bifunctional 4-hydroxy-2-oxoglutarate aldolase/2-dehydro-3-deoxy-phosphogluconate aldolase, with the protein product MPKTPESVVSGVVPLAVLESPSEAERLADALVSAGVAQVEVALRSEGAWEAAAAILAHGGVSVGVGTVTTAEQARRAAGLGASFVVSPGFVPEVADAGAELELAYIPGVATPTEAISARAAGYGLLKVYPVEAFGGLALVEALAAVLPGVCFMPSGGVNAAVAPRYLAHRAVVAVSGSWMVPRRLIDDGNWDAIATLCAETRALVRTEAVTG